Below is a window of Sulfolobales archaeon DNA.
TCACCACAACCTCCTTGCCCTCCTCTAAATCCACTGGCTCTAGAGGCTTGAGAACACCGTTCTCATAACGTACACGTATGACTTTAGTCATCTAGCTTCGCCTAACTATATATATGGCTTTAAAAGATTAAAGCGTGTTGCAGTAGAATAATTCACTCTACTGTTACAGAAGAACTGATCATCTCTCCTGATGTGCTACAGATTTATTTGAGTATCGTGCAACATTCTGGTTCAGTTCCGGCCTTCGGAGCTGGTGCGGCTTTTACATAAGACAAGATCTGTCAAGAGTGCCATAGGTTACATCTAGATCATATTACTGCTCTGGCATCTAAACACTTTAATTCTAGCCTTTAGTAAAACTCTATTAATTGTTAATATTATGTTTGTCCCCTCTACCAGTTTCAATGAGATACGCTTCCTCAAACCAGAGATCCGGTTCGAACTAGTTGTCTTGGCCGTAATAATTGATTCTTTAGCCACAAGTTCTAAGGGACTTAAATAAACATATTAATTATTAGCGATCGACATTAGTAACTATTAGATCTTTAGATGGCTAGCTCCACGCTCTTGATCTCAAGATCTCTTAGGTTAATAAGCATTACATTGATCAAAACCATAGATCAAAGACCAGGTCTTCGCTTATAAGCAAGGTAAGAAATACTGAGCAAGATCAAGAAGCATACTCGGATCGATGATCTGCTGCAGAATTGTAAGGTTTAGCTCTTTGACTTGCTTGCTAGGCTTTATCATAGAGCTAAAGAGTTGGACTATGTGACATTTAACTATTTTTCTCTCCATTGCGCTTTATATGCGGCTATGAATGTAAAGATCGCTAGGTATATAAATGGTATGATCCAGTTCATTAGAGTTATGTGTACCGAGCTAACACCTGTAATACTCCTAAGCATTAGTGCTACGTGAGTAACTGGTGAGATATAGGTTACCGGCCATATATATTCAGGGAGTATTTCTATCGGATAGTACACTGGCATAACATAGACTAGTAGCGAATATATTATGTCAGTAATACTCATTAGCCTGATCGGCTCCCTTATTCTAAGTGATATAGTAAATCCCATGGTGATCCCAGTAACCCATAGTATTAAGAGCATAGCAATGGTTATAGCTATAGCACTTAAACTAGGTTTAACAATGACTAGGTAGAATATGAATAGTGGAATTACGAGCAATAATGTAACAAAGCTCATGCCTGTAGCTGCTCCGAAAGCATATACTAATGGATTAACAGGGGATGATACAAGCATGTATTTAAAGCGGGAGAGGGTAAGACCATTAATATCTACGGAAAGTTGGGACATACCGCTACCAAATACTAGTGCTGTTAGTGTGCCGATGATGATGTGTGGTAGAAATTCAGCTCCACCTATAAATAGAAGGAGAGCTATGAGTGTCACAACACATACAGCTGTTCCTATGAGGGGTGTTAAGCCTCTAATAATATAGCCCATGAAGTAAAAATACATCATCCCCCTAAACTGTTTAAAATACTCTATAATGCTTTTCATTCTGAAGCACCTAAGTTGATAACTATATCCTCTAGCCCTAAAGGCGCTATCTCAACCTTTAAACCCAGATTAACAAGCTTGCTCGAAAGATCCCTTATATCAGCGGTATATATGAAGATTGTATCGCCCACCGTAATTATTTTTGTATTTGCGTCCCCACCTATTAAGATATTATTGATTCTACCAATATCAACATCCTTTATAACTATTTTACCACTCACACCTCTGAAAAAGCTTGCTAAAAGCTCGCTAGGAGAGCCCTCTACAATTATTCTACCTCTATTCATGACTAATACATGATCGGATATCGTTGATACTTCCTCTAAATAGTGACTCGCAACTATAACCGTTTTCCCTTCCTTAGCTATTCTCCTCATAATATTCCATGTAACAATCCTAGCCCTCACATCAACCCCTGTATAGGGTTCATCTAGAAAATATACCTCAGCATCTTCAACAGCAAATACCATTGAAAGAAACACCCGCTTTACAGTCCCACCAGAGAGCTTCATAACAGGAATGCTAGCTACATCTTTTAACCCCATTTCATCCAATATCCTTGCTGTAAGGGTATGGGCATCACCTATAGAATATCCTCTCATAAGAAGGTAGGAGAATATATAGTCTCTCGGAGTAAGGGTATAGAAGAACGCTCTAATATCCTGTGGTAGAAATGCAATTTTCCTTTTTAGCCTGTTAAACTCTTTAACCACATTAAATCCTAGAACATAAGCCTCACCACTGGTAGGTAAAAGCTGACCAGCAAGTATCCTCATAAGGGTGGTTTTACCGGCACCATTAGAACCTATAATAGTCAGCACCGAGCCTTTCTTATCATAACTAAATGAAACGTTATCTAGAGCTTTTACCTTATTATCATAAACCTTGGTTAAATTAATTACTCTTATAACCATTACCCTCCACCACCAAATGTTATTTTATAAGGGCTAAAGCATGTTATAGTAGAGAAACCTATTGTTGTAGATGAACTGGTTGTTTCTCCTAAAAATGATCTGAACCCCTCTCTGCCCAAGAGAGCAGGGCTTTCAGCTGTAAGTGAAGAATTTAACCTTTAGGTTGTGTGGGTTTTTGAGGGCTATGAGCTTCTTACATTTACAATTGCTAGAGTTTTCTTCTGCAGTATTCAGTTATTAATGGGTCTGCTATGTGGTAGCTCTGGTTTCTCTTCTCTATTATGCTGAGCTCTGCTAGGGTTTTAAGGCTTCTTGCGATCTGTGTGTTCTCTACCGGTCTTCCTAGCCATGCTTCGACCGCTCTCCTTATTCCTGACCACGTGTTTATGCCTAGAGCTATTGCTTTTAATATATATACATGGTATTTCGATCTCTTGAGGATCTCCCCTAGCTCCTTCTCTATTAGCTTTAATGCTTTCTCAGCTATCTCTTCAACTATTTCGCTATTAGACCCTCTATATCTCGACTCTATAATTGAGGATCCGAAGTACGTTAGCCAGCCAGCTATCCCATCAACCCTCTCATATATCCTCTGAATAATATCCTCGCCAACCCTTACACCTGCCTCGTTAAAGCCTCTTCTAAGGAATTCTAGGGATTTCTCCATATCAAATCTCTCGAGCTTTATCGTCTTAACGAATCTTCCATAGAGGGGGGTTTGTGGATCGTCTAGCCTAAGCATACCTAGCAATAAGCCGACCTCAGACCCTGTTAATATGAACCTTAGGTTAGGCAGGTTATCATATGCATATGCCAAAATCTCCCTAAAATCAATCCTACCCTTACCACCACTCATATATCTCAATATCTGGGCCTCATCGAAAGCCAATACGATGAATCCCCTCGGGGATGCCCTTTCCGCAACACGATTTAACTCGCTAAATATCCTTCCAAGGGTTAGAGATTTCTCACTCCAATTCAAATCCACCTTAAGGCACGCTCCAAAAGCACGAACCTCTATCCCCTTAATACTCCTCAAATAATCGGCTATCCCCCTCCACTTTGATGCAACATCTGTAAATGATTCAGAGAATAGTCTATAGAGGGATGCCCTACTATAGCCCTCTCCCTCCAAGGCCCTAAGATCTAGATATATATATGGAACTCCAAGCTCGTTAAGGGCAACTCTCAGAACAGATGTCTTACCAATTCTTCTAATACCAAGTAGGAGAGTTAGGGGATATCTAGAAACAGCTTCCTTAAGCTCCTCAATCTCCCTCTCTCTATCAAATAGATCCTCCCTACGGATCTTTGGCCTTGGATCGAATAACACAGGTAACACCCCCGATACTAAGTAACACCCCCGATACTTAAAAACGCTAAAATCAACAATTTTCTAGACATATTAGAACAAGGAGGCATATGAATAACTATAGCTGAGTCTCTAATCTTTTATTAGGTAAATTTCCTCCCCCAACCTTTATAACTGAAAAACCTCGTTTTTTAGAGCAGGGAAGAGTTTAGCAAGCTTTAGACAAAGGTTTTATGGTTTCTCTAGTTTCTTTGGGAGTCTCACGCCTCTCTGCCCCTGGTATTCTCCTCTATATGGTTTTTCGATTGGTGTTGATACCTTTGAGAGTATTAGGTGTAGGAATCTCGTGCCAGGCCTCAGCTTCACTGGGAATGGTGGTGCCTGAACCTCTATGGTTAGCTCTCCCTCGAACCCCCCATCAACTATTGTTGGTGGGATCATAAGTCCTAGCCTTGCAAGCGTTGATCTGAGCTCTACGAAGCCAACGAGCTCCGGTGGAAGCCTTATATATTCCATGGTGTGTAATAGATACCTTCCCCAGGGCTTCAGGATAAGCTCATCACCATCGCCACATCTATAGAACCTACTGAGATCCCTGCTATCGAGCTCATAGGGGTTTAGAACCTCTGATACCTCCAACAACTCACAGAAACCCCTGCCAAGCCTCAGATCCAAGCCATTCTCCCTAACAATAGAGGGGTCGAAGGGCTCTATATAGAGCCTACCGCTAGCTATATAGTTACGCAGATCGAAATCTGAGAGAATCACTAGAACCACCGTATAGAGTATTGCCATACATACCTCTTAAAGGGTGGGGGCTTTCGGGGATAATTGTTTCTATATCCCAGCTATAGCGTTATATTCGTTTCTTATCACATTTCTATGTTGGGGCCGTTGTTTGAAGGCCGTGCTATTACATGGTGCTAGGAGATTAGAGGTTAGGGATGTAGAGACCCCGCAACCCCCGAGTGGTTGGGCTCTTGTGAGGAGCGAGCTTGTTGGGATATGCGGTACTGATAAGGCCTTCTACCTGGGTACATATAGGTTGTTCAAAACACCTCTAATCCCTGGGCACGAGGTTGTTGGAAGGGTTGTCGAGGGCCCTGAGGATCTCGTTAATGTGAGGGTTTCATCTGAGATAAACTTTCCCTGTTGGAGGTGTAGCTACTGTAGATCTGGTCTCTATACCCACTGCCCTAATAAGAAGACACTTGGAATCGATTTCGACGGGGGTATGGCTGAGTATTTCATAGCACCTATAGATGCTCTCCACATCTTCAGAGGACCTCCTGAGAAGGGTATATTTATAGAGCCTCTAGCAGCAATTCTGAGGGCTCTAAGTCTTAAACCGATCAAGCCGGGCTATAGGGTAGCTGTGGTGGGGACTGGCAGTATTGCATGGCTAGCCGTTCAGATCTTTAAGAGGCTATATGGGGTGTATGTTGATGTCATCGCTAGGGAGAATAGCTCTAAGGCTGAGGAGTTTAAGGGTATAGCAGATGGTATAGTATATAGAGGTGAGGTTGGAGAGAATCAATATGACTATGTATTCGAAGCCTCAGGAGATCCTGGTGCTATTAACCTAGCTATAAGGATAGCCAAGCCCCTGGGGATAATACATGTTAAATCCACCCCTGGTTCTAGTGCGGAGATATCTATGACACCGGCTGTTGTGAAGGAGCTACAGATCATAGGATCTAGATGCGGTACGTTTCGAGAGTTTAGAGAGGCTATAAGGATCCTTGAGTCAGATGTGATCGAGGTTAGAGTTGATAAGATATACGATATAGAAGATGCTGTTGAAGCCTTCGAAACATCTCTAGAGCCAGGGATCTTCAAGGTTGCTATAAAGCCGACATAGATCCCCTTGCAACATATATTCTTAAGCTATAAATGCTAAGAATATCGGTAGAGCCTAGTTTGAGCGCTACACAATCTGAGGGCGATTTCGAGGCTTTTGCAAAGACATATATATCCCTTGTCGAGAGAAATATATATAGTGTTTTATCAGGCGACCCAGAGATCCTCTACAAAGCATCATCCCACCTAATAAAAGCCGGGGGGAAGAGGCTGAGGCCCCTCGTACTTGGTTTAGTGGGGGTGGCATATGGTGTTAAGCCAGAGGTCTCCGCCATTGCAGGTGCCTCTATAGAGATTCTCCATAACTTCACACTTGTTCACGACGATATAATGGATCGGGATGAGTTTAGAAGGGGGGTTCCCACAACACATAGGGTTTATGGTGAGAATATGGCTATACTTGCTGGAGATCTGTTGTTTGCCAAGTCATACGAGGCGATGACCAGGCTATACGACCTCGGTGTAGAGTCTGAGAAGGTTTTAAAGGCTATCAAAACGCTTACATGGGCATCTATAACGGTTGCTGAGGGCCAGGCGATGGATCTAGAGCTTGCTAGTGCTAGCTATGTCTCTGAGGATAAATATATTGAGATGATCTATAAGAAGACATCAGCCCTTTTCATGGCATCAGCATATATAGGCGGGATCCTTGGTGGAGCACTGGAAGAAGATCTTGAGAGGCTCTGGAACTGCTTCAAAAGCGCTGGGATAGCCTTCCAGATAAGAGATGATCTCATAGGCCTTCTAGGAGATCCAAGTGTTACTGGGAAGCCCGTGCTAAGCGATCTTAGGGAGGGTAAGAAGACCATCATGGTTATATATGCACTCTCAAAGCTAGGTAGGGACGAGAGGGAGTATCTCTTAGGGGTTCTAGGTAATAGAAACGCCTCTAGAGAGGATCTTGAGAGGGCCAGAGATCTCATAGTCGGCGTAGGTGGTGTTAAATATGCTGAGGAGCTTATAAGGAGATATGTTGATGATGCTCTCAGAAACCTCGAGATGCTTAGAGGAGCTGAGAGGAGACCTATATCATGGATCAGGGATCTCATATTAAGGCTAGCATGGAGAGAGCGTTGATGAAGGGGTATCCATATATAGCTATAGATCCCAGATGCCTCGAGGGGAATCCCGAGGCTAGGTATTTTGCTAGAAATACATATTGCATCCAGGAGAGGGATGGAGAGCTAATAGCTAGTAGGGGGTGTCCTAACAGCTGTTCTAAATGCCTTATCGAGGTTCCATATGAGATCGCTGGGGGGCTTATCTTAGATCTTGTTGGGAGTAGGATCATATGTGACTTCCTACTCATGTGGGAGGGGTCTGGCGAGGGGCTATATGTTAAAGGCGATACAAAGGCATATATTTTAGAGGCCACCGGCCATAGGATCCACGCAATTGTATCTGAGGGTGAGGTTGTTAGGAGCGGCTCTAAAATCGCCTATATATCTACTGGGAAGGGTGAGGTGAGGACTGTTAGGGCTGATGTAGATGGTGTTATAGCATATATATACCAGGATCTGGCTTCAAAGCCTGAAAAGCTTCTATTCATAGTTGTTGGTGGAGAGGATGCCAGGAGAGTCAGGATCTTTTGAGGTTAGCGAGGATCTGAGGAGGCTGATACTTAAGCACGCTGTAGCTAATGCTATGAAGCATGGTGGCAAAGCATCTCCAGGCCCTGTTATGAATAAGGTTCTCGGTGAGAGGCCAGAGCTAAGATCATATGCTAGGGAGCTCGCTAAGGTGGTTAAGGAGGTTGTTGACTATGTTAATAGCCTCTCCCAGCAGGATCTAGATAGAATTGCTGGGGAGCTCGCACCCTCTGAGGAAGGTAGAAAGAGAGAGGAGATCAAGGGGCTCCCACCCCTTCCAGACGCTGATAAGGGTGTTGTGACTAGGTTTGCCCCAAACCCCGATTTTGTGCTACATCTAGGCAATGCTAGGCCTGCTCTTCTCAGCTATATATATGCTAAGGAGATGTATAATGGTAAAATGATTCTCAGGTTGGAGGATACAGATCCAAGGATAAAGACCCCTATGCCCGAGGCTTACTGGGCTATTAAGGAGGATCTCAGG
It encodes the following:
- a CDS encoding ABC transporter permease; amino-acid sequence: MKSIIEYFKQFRGMMYFYFMGYIIRGLTPLIGTAVCVVTLIALLLFIGGAEFLPHIIIGTLTALVFGSGMSQLSVDINGLTLSRFKYMLVSSPVNPLVYAFGAATGMSFVTLLLVIPLFIFYLVIVKPSLSAIAITIAMLLILWVTGITMGFTISLRIREPIRLMSITDIIYSLLVYVMPVYYPIEILPEYIWPVTYISPVTHVALMLRSITGVSSVHITLMNWIIPFIYLAIFTFIAAYKAQWREK
- a CDS encoding ABC transporter ATP-binding protein, which encodes MVIRVINLTKVYDNKVKALDNVSFSYDKKGSVLTIIGSNGAGKTTLMRILAGQLLPTSGEAYVLGFNVVKEFNRLKRKIAFLPQDIRAFFYTLTPRDYIFSYLLMRGYSIGDAHTLTARILDEMGLKDVASIPVMKLSGGTVKRVFLSMVFAVEDAEVYFLDEPYTGVDVRARIVTWNIMRRIAKEGKTVIVASHYLEEVSTISDHVLVMNRGRIIVEGSPSELLASFFRGVSGKIVIKDVDIGRINNILIGGDANTKIITVGDTIFIYTADIRDLSSKLVNLGLKVEIAPLGLEDIVINLGASE
- a CDS encoding ATP-binding protein → MLFDPRPKIRREDLFDREREIEELKEAVSRYPLTLLLGIRRIGKTSVLRVALNELGVPYIYLDLRALEGEGYSRASLYRLFSESFTDVASKWRGIADYLRSIKGIEVRAFGACLKVDLNWSEKSLTLGRIFSELNRVAERASPRGFIVLAFDEAQILRYMSGGKGRIDFREILAYAYDNLPNLRFILTGSEVGLLLGMLRLDDPQTPLYGRFVKTIKLERFDMEKSLEFLRRGFNEAGVRVGEDIIQRIYERVDGIAGWLTYFGSSIIESRYRGSNSEIVEEIAEKALKLIEKELGEILKRSKYHVYILKAIALGINTWSGIRRAVEAWLGRPVENTQIARSLKTLAELSIIEKRNQSYHIADPLITEYCRRKL
- the dcd gene encoding dCTP deaminase codes for the protein MILSDFDLRNYIASGRLYIEPFDPSIVRENGLDLRLGRGFCELLEVSEVLNPYELDSRDLSRFYRCGDGDELILKPWGRYLLHTMEYIRLPPELVGFVELRSTLARLGLMIPPTIVDGGFEGELTIEVQAPPFPVKLRPGTRFLHLILSKVSTPIEKPYRGEYQGQRGVRLPKKLEKP
- a CDS encoding alcohol dehydrogenase catalytic domain-containing protein, which codes for MLLHGARRLEVRDVETPQPPSGWALVRSELVGICGTDKAFYLGTYRLFKTPLIPGHEVVGRVVEGPEDLVNVRVSSEINFPCWRCSYCRSGLYTHCPNKKTLGIDFDGGMAEYFIAPIDALHIFRGPPEKGIFIEPLAAILRALSLKPIKPGYRVAVVGTGSIAWLAVQIFKRLYGVYVDVIARENSSKAEEFKGIADGIVYRGEVGENQYDYVFEASGDPGAINLAIRIAKPLGIIHVKSTPGSSAEISMTPAVVKELQIIGSRCGTFREFREAIRILESDVIEVRVDKIYDIEDAVEAFETSLEPGIFKVAIKPT
- a CDS encoding polyprenyl synthetase family protein, whose amino-acid sequence is MSATQSEGDFEAFAKTYISLVERNIYSVLSGDPEILYKASSHLIKAGGKRLRPLVLGLVGVAYGVKPEVSAIAGASIEILHNFTLVHDDIMDRDEFRRGVPTTHRVYGENMAILAGDLLFAKSYEAMTRLYDLGVESEKVLKAIKTLTWASITVAEGQAMDLELASASYVSEDKYIEMIYKKTSALFMASAYIGGILGGALEEDLERLWNCFKSAGIAFQIRDDLIGLLGDPSVTGKPVLSDLREGKKTIMVIYALSKLGRDEREYLLGVLGNRNASREDLERARDLIVGVGGVKYAEELIRRYVDDALRNLEMLRGAERRPISWIRDLILRLAWRER
- a CDS encoding DUF2118 domain-containing protein; amino-acid sequence: MERALMKGYPYIAIDPRCLEGNPEARYFARNTYCIQERDGELIASRGCPNSCSKCLIEVPYEIAGGLILDLVGSRIICDFLLMWEGSGEGLYVKGDTKAYILEATGHRIHAIVSEGEVVRSGSKIAYISTGKGEVRTVRADVDGVIAYIYQDLASKPEKLLFIVVGGEDARRVRIF